The following are from one region of the Paenalkalicoccus suaedae genome:
- a CDS encoding manganese catalase family protein, protein MFTRINKLQIDLPMSSSPDPNGAAAVQELLGGKFGEMSTLNNYLFQSFNFRQKTKFRPFYDLIASITAEELGHVELVSNAINQMIAGTTVPGDPDTTPMQNAKDLRNSYHFIASAQTALPVDSMGKPWTGDYVFSSGNLVLDLLHNFFLECGARTHKMRVYEMTDHPVAREMVGYLLVRGGVHILAYAKALEIITGVDIKKMLPIPDLANARFDTARKYEAMGSQRKLYTWSATDYKQIAQIWKGQHPDGGTLEVVVGTPPGGPIPDLVPIPESFSPGVSDEDYLKIAEKLQRAAGLKTK, encoded by the coding sequence ATGTTTACTCGTATTAACAAACTTCAAATCGATTTGCCTATGTCTTCGTCGCCGGATCCAAACGGAGCGGCAGCAGTGCAAGAATTACTCGGTGGGAAATTTGGTGAAATGTCGACGTTAAACAACTACTTGTTTCAATCGTTTAACTTTAGACAAAAAACGAAGTTTCGACCTTTTTATGATTTAATTGCAAGTATAACAGCCGAAGAGCTTGGTCATGTGGAGCTCGTTTCGAACGCGATTAACCAAATGATCGCAGGGACGACTGTTCCAGGAGACCCAGATACTACTCCCATGCAAAACGCCAAAGACTTAAGGAATTCCTATCATTTTATTGCTTCTGCCCAAACCGCTTTGCCAGTCGACTCCATGGGCAAGCCATGGACGGGTGACTATGTATTCTCAAGTGGTAACCTTGTACTTGATTTACTGCATAACTTTTTCTTAGAATGTGGGGCTAGAACGCATAAAATGAGGGTGTATGAGATGACCGATCACCCCGTTGCGAGAGAGATGGTAGGGTATCTGCTTGTCCGAGGTGGTGTGCATATTTTAGCTTATGCCAAGGCGCTTGAGATCATCACCGGAGTCGATATTAAAAAGATGCTACCAATACCAGATCTTGCAAATGCAAGGTTTGACACAGCGAGAAAATATGAGGCGATGGGAAGCCAACGTAAGCTTTATACATGGAGTGCGACCGATTATAAGCAAATAGCTCAAATATGGAAGGGACAGCATCCTGACGGAGGAACGCTTGAGGTTGTTGTAGGAACGCCACCTGGAGGTCCAATTCCGGATTTAGTGCCAATACCTGAGTCATTTTCACCAGGAGTTTCAGATGAAGACTACCTAAAGATAGCGGAAAAGTTACAAAGGGCAGCTGGACTTAAAACAAAATAA
- a CDS encoding PAS domain-containing sensor histidine kinase — MKLGRDIKRDFYDSLLQHTETPRVPSLPILEALDFVTDAVLIVSEKWNITYANQAAVHLLGENVNLLTEQSLWDIHPHIKESSLIAAISEALARQKVVEVEEYDTCFKSWLSIQVRPRSYEVIITVRAIGERFVSSDVIRESYRTLFSKHPDAVCSINLDGHLLAVNDAFNKLFKVTEEEILGEQFIQYMSKDHYRSLGVLFDEAKNGNPQSATFILPDLVGNALHLSISFIPIIIDEMIIGVYGIVKDQTDERHSLNMYDELSSLNELIVNSIDEGIAGFNDRNEVIIWNAAAEDITGYKRVELSKNTFDQLLMQADALHKMLNRTDNKTSSTVINSNNVTIVRKDGTLAIVDCTISPLRTNGKIYGHVCTFRDVTEKKKTEEIIHQSDKLSAVGQLAAGIAHEIRNPLTALKGFLQLMEMSGVRKQEYFDIMNSEFNRIEQILTELLVLSKPPSMHYSDSVVQDIINDIVTLLNTQAIIKNIYITTDMPEHKVYIRCIKNQIKQVFVNFIKNSIEAMESGTIQIKVVAEENTDDVTVFFEDNGTGIPKELLKKVGEPFFTTKEKGTGLGLMVSSQIIRDHRGELRITSEENVGTICAVTLPTSS; from the coding sequence ATGAAATTAGGAAGGGACATCAAAAGGGATTTTTACGATTCCTTACTTCAGCATACTGAGACGCCCCGTGTGCCGTCACTTCCCATATTGGAAGCGTTGGATTTTGTGACCGATGCAGTTCTGATTGTCTCTGAAAAGTGGAATATTACGTATGCTAATCAAGCAGCCGTTCATCTACTTGGCGAGAATGTAAATCTACTTACTGAACAATCTCTATGGGATATTCACCCCCATATTAAGGAGTCTTCGTTAATTGCAGCAATTTCAGAAGCGTTGGCAAGGCAAAAAGTAGTAGAAGTAGAAGAGTACGATACTTGCTTTAAAAGTTGGTTAAGCATACAAGTTCGTCCCCGCTCTTATGAAGTAATCATCACAGTTCGAGCTATTGGAGAACGGTTTGTTTCGTCAGATGTGATAAGGGAGAGCTATCGGACGCTGTTTTCTAAGCACCCTGACGCCGTTTGTTCAATCAATTTAGATGGTCATTTGTTAGCGGTAAACGACGCTTTTAATAAACTGTTTAAGGTAACTGAAGAAGAAATTTTAGGAGAACAGTTTATCCAGTATATGTCGAAAGATCATTATCGCTCTCTAGGAGTATTATTTGATGAAGCTAAAAACGGAAACCCGCAAAGCGCTACGTTTATTTTGCCTGATTTGGTAGGAAATGCGTTGCACCTATCTATTAGCTTTATTCCTATTATTATTGATGAAATGATTATAGGCGTTTATGGCATTGTAAAAGATCAAACAGACGAGCGTCATAGTTTAAATATGTATGATGAGTTGTCTTCTCTTAATGAGCTCATTGTTAATTCTATTGATGAGGGAATTGCAGGCTTTAACGACCGAAATGAAGTAATAATTTGGAATGCTGCTGCTGAAGATATAACTGGATATAAGCGTGTGGAGTTATCGAAAAACACCTTTGATCAACTACTTATGCAGGCCGATGCTCTACATAAAATGTTAAATAGAACCGACAATAAAACGTCTTCTACCGTAATTAATAGTAATAACGTGACGATTGTACGCAAGGACGGCACGCTAGCAATCGTTGATTGTACGATTTCTCCACTTCGTACAAATGGCAAGATCTATGGTCACGTATGTACGTTTCGTGATGTGACTGAAAAGAAGAAAACGGAAGAGATTATACACCAGTCAGATAAGCTGTCTGCTGTAGGACAATTAGCTGCTGGGATCGCTCACGAGATTCGAAACCCACTTACTGCATTAAAAGGCTTTCTACAGTTAATGGAAATGAGTGGAGTAAGAAAGCAAGAGTATTTTGATATTATGAATTCGGAATTTAATCGTATTGAGCAGATTTTAACAGAGCTACTCGTTTTGTCGAAGCCTCCGTCTATGCATTATTCGGATTCCGTTGTTCAAGACATTATTAATGATATAGTGACACTTTTAAATACGCAGGCAATTATTAAGAATATCTATATCACAACCGATATGCCTGAACATAAAGTGTACATTAGATGCATTAAGAATCAGATTAAGCAGGTTTTTGTAAATTTTATTAAAAACTCTATAGAAGCGATGGAAAGTGGTACGATTCAAATTAAAGTTGTCGCTGAAGAGAATACGGATGACGTCACAGTATTTTTCGAAGACAATGGTACTGGAATACCAAAAGAGCTATTGAAAAAAGTAGGAGAACCATTTTTTACTACGAAGGAAAAGGGAACGGGCCTTGGTTTAATGGTTTCTAGTCAAATCATTCGAGATCACCGTGGGGAGCTTCGGATTACAAGCGAAGAGAATGTTGGAACAATCTGTGCCGTCACATTACCTACTTCTTCGTAA
- a CDS encoding SDR family oxidoreductase yields MNVLVIGANGQIGKHIVKMLGLSTQHNVKAMIRKEEQISTMEELGADSIVIGDLEEDFSHAFSDVDAVIFTAGSGGDTGKDMTEKIDREAAIKSVEYAENSNVKRYVMISSIGADAPEKADDNIRHYIEAKRAADDALKESGLTYTILRPGPLSNDDGQGTVKATKKLDSYDGSIPREDVANVAVNVLTLDETYNEIIELLSGDTAIGEALKTFK; encoded by the coding sequence GTGAATGTTTTAGTTATAGGAGCAAATGGACAAATCGGAAAGCATATAGTGAAAATGTTAGGACTAAGCACGCAACATAACGTTAAAGCAATGATTCGCAAAGAAGAACAAATTAGTACAATGGAGGAATTAGGCGCAGACAGCATCGTTATTGGCGACCTGGAAGAGGATTTCTCTCACGCTTTTTCAGACGTTGATGCTGTGATATTTACAGCTGGCTCAGGCGGAGATACAGGCAAAGATATGACTGAAAAAATTGACCGCGAAGCTGCCATCAAATCCGTTGAATATGCAGAGAATAGTAATGTTAAAAGATATGTTATGATCTCTAGTATCGGTGCAGATGCACCAGAGAAAGCAGATGATAATATTCGCCATTATATAGAAGCAAAACGTGCAGCTGACGATGCATTAAAAGAGAGTGGTCTTACGTACACAATTTTAAGACCAGGTCCGCTATCTAATGATGATGGTCAAGGTACAGTAAAAGCGACGAAAAAGCTCGATTCTTACGACGGTTCTATCCCACGTGAAGACGTAGCGAACGTGGCTGTTAATGTGCTGACATTAGATGAGACATATAATGAAATCATCGAGCTACTTTCAGGAGACACTGCAATTGGAGAAGCTCTTAAAACGTTTAAATAA
- a CDS encoding DUF1028 domain-containing protein — translation MKKKQAKVATFSIVAFDPETQELGIAVQSKFLGVGAVVPWAKAGVGAIATQSYANTAFGPDGLALLEQGLSPEAVVHKLVEADEDQALRQFAVMNANGEAHAFTGEECYDYAGHKLGKYCSAQGNILVSEDTVTALVETFEQTEGSLAERLLEALDKAQDAGGDSRGKQSAAILVVQEEGGYGGYNDRKLDLRVDDHKEPIKELIRLHDLHTLYFSRPSEDSLLKLEGDVLSEVQDLLQKEGILAERDTSYSDHVQEALQTYFMRENFEERWQEDDRLDQAILTYMRATIK, via the coding sequence ATGAAGAAGAAACAGGCAAAAGTAGCCACATTTTCAATAGTAGCATTTGATCCAGAGACACAAGAGTTAGGGATTGCAGTTCAATCAAAATTTTTAGGAGTTGGTGCTGTCGTACCTTGGGCTAAAGCAGGAGTAGGTGCAATTGCTACACAATCCTACGCGAATACTGCGTTTGGTCCAGACGGATTAGCCTTACTCGAACAAGGGCTTTCTCCAGAAGCGGTTGTACATAAGCTCGTTGAAGCAGATGAAGACCAAGCGCTACGACAATTTGCCGTCATGAATGCTAACGGGGAAGCGCACGCGTTTACTGGGGAAGAGTGTTATGATTATGCAGGCCATAAGTTAGGGAAATACTGTAGTGCTCAAGGAAATATTTTAGTAAGTGAGGATACGGTTACAGCTTTAGTAGAAACCTTTGAACAGACAGAAGGTTCATTAGCTGAGCGACTCTTAGAAGCTCTTGATAAAGCTCAAGATGCTGGAGGTGACTCACGAGGTAAGCAGTCAGCTGCTATTCTGGTTGTTCAAGAAGAAGGAGGATATGGTGGGTACAATGATCGAAAGCTCGACCTTCGAGTTGATGACCATAAGGAGCCTATCAAGGAATTAATTCGTCTGCACGATCTTCATACACTCTATTTTTCACGACCATCAGAGGATAGTCTTTTAAAGCTTGAGGGAGATGTGCTCTCAGAAGTACAGGATTTACTGCAAAAAGAGGGAATCTTAGCAGAGCGGGATACATCTTATTCTGATCATGTCCAAGAAGCATTACAAACCTACTTTATGAGAGAAAATTTTGAAGAACGCTGGCAAGAGGATGATCGATTAGACCAAGCAATTTTAACGTACATGAGAGCTACAATTAAATAA